Part of the Desulfosalsimonas propionicica genome is shown below.
TCGGGCCCATTACCCTGGCCTATGAGACCTACGGCACCCTGAATCCGGACTGCAGCAACGTGGTGCTGGTCCTCCACGCCCTGACCGGAGACAGCCATGCAGCGGGCTATTATTCAAAAGATGATGACAAGCCGGGCTGGTGGGAAAACATGATCGGCCCTGGCAAAGGAATAGACACGGACCATTATTTTGTTGTCTGCTCCAACGTGCTGGGCGGATGCATGGGATCAACCGGGCCCTGTGCTGTCAACCCGCAAACCGGCATGCCCTACGGCATGGATTTTCCCTTTGTCACCATCGGAGACATGGTCCGGGCCCAGAAGGCCCTGATGGAACACCTGGGCATTGACAGGATCCTGTGTTTGATCGGCGGTTCCATGGGCGGCATGCAGGTGCTGCAATGGTGCGTGCAATATCCGGAAAACGTCTGCTCGGCCATTGCCCTGGCCACCACCATGCGCCATTCCGCCCTGTCCATTGCCTTCAACGAGGTGGCCCGCCAAGCCATTGCAGCAGATCCCAACTGGAACCAGGGCGATTATTACGGCAAAAAGCAGCCGGATGTGGGACTTTCCGTGGCGCGGATGATCGGGCACATCACTTACCTGTCAGACGAGGCCATGCGCCGGAAATTCGGACGGCGCCTGCAGGACAAGGAGGATTTTTCCTACCAGTTTGACGTGGACTTTCAGGTGGAAAGCTATCTGCGCCACCAGGGGGCCAAGTTTGTGGAGCGTTTTGATGCCAACTCATTTCTCTATATCACAAAAGCGGCTGATTATTTCGACCTGACCCGCTTTAGACGGGCGGATTCCCCGGTAACCGTCTTTTCCGCAAGCCGGGCAAAATTCATGGTTGTCTCTTTTACCTCTGACTGGCTCTATCCCACCTACCAGTCCAGGGAAATGGTCCAGGCCATGAAAAAAAGCGGGCGGGATGTGAGTTTTTGTGAAATCGAGGCGGAATGGGGCCATGATGCTTTTTTGCTGCCCAATCAACGACTGACCAATCTGGTCAGAGGGTTTATCGACAGTGTCTATGAAGATACCGGAAAACAAGCTGCGCTTTGATCTGCAGGTCATCGCCGCCTGGATCACCCCCGGCTCCCGGGTTATCGGCCTTGGCTGCGGCGAGGGCGAACTGCTGGCCTACCTCAAAAACCGCAAACAGGTCCGGGAAACCGGCATTGAACTGGTGGAGGAAAAAGTCGTCAGGTGCATTGAAAAGGGACTGAGCGTCATCCAGGGTGATATCAACCAGGAAGTCCATGATTATCCCGCAGGCGCCTTTGACTACGTGATCTTAAGCCAGACCCTGCAGCAAGTCTATGATCCGCTGACCCTGATTCATTCCATGCTGCGCATCGGCAAGCAGGCCATTGTGAGTTTTCCCAATTTCGGTCACTGGCATGTGCGCCTGCAGGGACTTTTTACCGGCCACGCCCCGGTAACCCCGCAGCTGCCCTATCAATGGTATGACACCCCCAATATCCGTATTCTGTCCATAAGGGATTTCCGGGCATTTGCCAGGGAAATGGGGTTTACGATTCAAAAAGAAGTGGCCATTAACACGGACAAACAGGACAAAAGCGGCCGGATTGTGGCGGCCCTTCCCAACCTGCGGGCCACTTATGGTATTTTTCTCATCAGCAGGAAAAAGGACCGGTTATGGGAACCCACCACCTGATTTTGGGAAAAACCACGGACTTTCTCACGGGCCAAAGCCTTTTTGATACCCATGATGAAAGACGGCGGCAGCAGCTTGCCCGGTTTCTGGTCGAAGAAAAAGGCTATGCCAAAAACGAAATACAGGCCCGGCAGCAGATGCAACTGCAACTCGACAAAAAGACCGGGCAGGTGTTTGTGGATTTTGTCGTGCATGCCGGTGACAACCCCCTGATGCTGATTTTATACCGGCCGGGCTCTATTGTATCACGCAGGCGTACAGCCGTGGCTGCAGCCCGCATTTTTTACGACAAAGCCATTGCCCGGGCAGTGGTGACCAACGCAGAGGATGCTGAGATTATTGACACGGCCACGGGGCGGGTGACCGGCACCGGCCTGGAAGCCGTTATTTCCAGAAGCGATGCGGCCCGGGTGCTGGAAAGTCAACAGCCATTGGTGCTGTCAGCGCAGCGCCGGCAAAAAGAAAAACAAATCCTTTTTGCCATGGAAGTGCTCACCCAAAAGGAGTGCGACGAATATACCTGTCAAAACATATAAGTGGACACAATGAATGAAATTGCCCAACCAACCCATGTCATGGCGACCTATGCCGAATATGCAGAAAACCGGCGCAAGGAGCGCAGCCAGGCTTTGATCACAGAAGAGCCCCTGTCCATACGCGTGGCCGGCAGTCCCTACTCGGTTGTCATGCGCACACCCGGTGA
Proteins encoded:
- the metX gene encoding homoserine O-acetyltransferase MetX; this encodes MSEYITHDQSGRSVGIVEKQFFTFAHPPNEMPLDSGARLGPITLAYETYGTLNPDCSNVVLVLHALTGDSHAAGYYSKDDDKPGWWENMIGPGKGIDTDHYFVVCSNVLGGCMGSTGPCAVNPQTGMPYGMDFPFVTIGDMVRAQKALMEHLGIDRILCLIGGSMGGMQVLQWCVQYPENVCSAIALATTMRHSALSIAFNEVARQAIAADPNWNQGDYYGKKQPDVGLSVARMIGHITYLSDEAMRRKFGRRLQDKEDFSYQFDVDFQVESYLRHQGAKFVERFDANSFLYITKAADYFDLTRFRRADSPVTVFSASRAKFMVVSFTSDWLYPTYQSREMVQAMKKSGRDVSFCEIEAEWGHDAFLLPNQRLTNLVRGFIDSVYEDTGKQAAL
- the metW gene encoding methionine biosynthesis protein MetW, translating into MKIPENKLRFDLQVIAAWITPGSRVIGLGCGEGELLAYLKNRKQVRETGIELVEEKVVRCIEKGLSVIQGDINQEVHDYPAGAFDYVILSQTLQQVYDPLTLIHSMLRIGKQAIVSFPNFGHWHVRLQGLFTGHAPVTPQLPYQWYDTPNIRILSIRDFRAFAREMGFTIQKEVAINTDKQDKSGRIVAALPNLRATYGIFLISRKKDRLWEPTT
- a CDS encoding type I restriction enzyme HsdR N-terminal domain-containing protein; amino-acid sequence: MGTHHLILGKTTDFLTGQSLFDTHDERRRQQLARFLVEEKGYAKNEIQARQQMQLQLDKKTGQVFVDFVVHAGDNPLMLILYRPGSIVSRRRTAVAAARIFYDKAIARAVVTNAEDAEIIDTATGRVTGTGLEAVISRSDAARVLESQQPLVLSAQRRQKEKQILFAMEVLTQKECDEYTCQNI